A stretch of the Gemmatimonadales bacterium genome encodes the following:
- a CDS encoding HAD-IA family hydrolase: MKRFESSAIIFDLDGVLVDSTALVEQQWRRWASARGLHAEPFLRVCHGRRALETIRIAAPHLDAEVEARALVQTEDPGSEGLGPLDGAERLLRTLPAGSWGVATSGRRSTATARLRRAGLPVPAVLICAEDVTRGKPNPDAYLLAATALGVTASECVVIEDAPAGVEAARAAGMRVIGLTTTHRADQLAPDACASSLAGVHLGRIDRDAHGRQRLELLVVEP, from the coding sequence ATGAAGCGCTTCGAATCTTCCGCCATCATTTTCGATCTGGACGGCGTCCTGGTGGACTCCACCGCGCTGGTGGAGCAACAGTGGCGTCGATGGGCCAGCGCCCGGGGCCTCCACGCCGAGCCGTTCCTTCGCGTGTGCCACGGGCGCCGCGCCCTGGAGACCATCCGGATCGCCGCGCCGCACCTCGATGCGGAAGTCGAGGCACGTGCCCTGGTGCAGACGGAGGACCCGGGGTCGGAGGGTCTGGGGCCGCTGGATGGCGCCGAGCGACTGCTCCGCACGCTTCCCGCCGGTTCCTGGGGCGTGGCCACCTCCGGCCGTCGCTCCACAGCCACTGCCCGGCTCCGCCGGGCGGGCCTGCCGGTGCCCGCCGTGCTCATCTGCGCCGAGGACGTGACCCGAGGCAAGCCGAACCCGGATGCCTACCTGCTGGCGGCCACGGCGCTCGGCGTGACCGCCTCGGAGTGTGTGGTGATCGAGGACGCCCCAGCCGGCGTGGAGGCGGCGCGCGCGGCTGGCATGAGGGTCATCGGGCTCACCACCACGCATCGGGCCGACCAACTGGCGCCGGATGCCTGCGCCAGCTCGCTGGCGGGCGTCCACCTCGGCCGTATCGACCGCGACGCACACGGCCGCCAGCGGCTGGAGCTCCTGGTCGTCGAGCCCTAG
- a CDS encoding carbon monoxide dehydrogenase subunit G yields MRFEFSGAPEITAPRQQVWAKLMDPEFVAASAPGVESVVASDPTHFKVVSGLGVGSLKIHFTLEVELSDLEPGRQLKMRARGNAPGSAVDVLSHLQLEEVDGATTRLNWSAACEASGTVASIGTRLLEGAARRLTEQFWTDFARRTSAGTRNA; encoded by the coding sequence ATGAGATTCGAATTCTCCGGTGCGCCTGAGATCACGGCACCGAGGCAGCAGGTCTGGGCCAAGCTGATGGACCCGGAGTTCGTGGCCGCCTCGGCGCCGGGAGTGGAGTCGGTCGTGGCCAGCGATCCCACCCACTTCAAGGTCGTCTCTGGATTGGGCGTGGGCTCGCTCAAGATCCACTTCACCCTTGAGGTCGAGCTCTCCGATCTCGAGCCGGGGCGCCAACTCAAGATGCGGGCACGGGGGAACGCGCCGGGCTCGGCGGTCGATGTGCTCTCCCATCTTCAGTTGGAGGAAGTGGACGGGGCAACCACCCGGCTCAACTGGTCGGCCGCGTGCGAGGCGAGTGGTACGGTGGCGAGCATTGGTACACGATTGCTGGAGGGCGCGGCACGAAGGCTCACCGAGCAGTTCTGGACCGACTTCGCCCGGCGCACCAGCGCCGGAACCAGGAACGCCTGA
- a CDS encoding hemolysin III family protein, which yields MKIREPVNAGTHLLGLLLATAGTVALLRLAHGSSQVVAFGVYGASLILLYAASTLYHTLPLPEPRLRALRTLDHIAIYFLIAGTYTPVALLTLRGPWGWALLAAAWTVAAAGIPFKVWFLDAPVWVSTGIYLAMGYMALLALAPLAAAVSMSGLAWLAAGGLAYTAGAVIFTRQRPDPFPGVFGHHEIWHVLVLVGSACHFAFMLFHVATA from the coding sequence ATGAAGATTCGGGAGCCCGTAAACGCCGGAACGCACCTGCTGGGTCTGCTGCTCGCCACGGCCGGCACGGTGGCGCTCCTGCGGCTGGCCCATGGATCGTCCCAGGTGGTGGCGTTCGGCGTGTACGGTGCCAGCCTGATCCTGCTCTACGCCGCGAGCACGCTCTACCACACGCTGCCGCTTCCCGAGCCGCGGCTCCGGGCGCTCCGCACCCTGGACCACATCGCGATCTATTTTCTCATCGCCGGCACCTACACGCCGGTGGCGTTGCTCACCTTGCGGGGTCCGTGGGGGTGGGCCCTCCTGGCCGCCGCGTGGACCGTAGCCGCCGCCGGTATCCCTTTCAAGGTCTGGTTCCTGGACGCGCCGGTCTGGGTCTCCACCGGCATCTACCTCGCCATGGGCTACATGGCGCTGCTCGCGCTGGCGCCCCTGGCCGCGGCGGTTTCGATGAGCGGGCTGGCATGGCTGGCAGCTGGTGGACTGGCCTACACGGCTGGAGCGGTGATCTTCACCCGGCAACGCCCGGATCCCTTCCCCGGCGTCTTCGGCCACCACGAGATCTGGCACGTCCTGGTGCTGGTGGGGAGTGCCTGCCACTTCGCTTTCATGCTGTTCCACGTGGCCACGGCCTAG